From Humidesulfovibrio mexicanus:
GACGGCCTGGGCTTCGACATCATGCTGGCGCGCGAAGACCGCCCCCCCTTCTCCATCCGGAAGGAGGACGAGCTGTTCCTGTACGGGCGTATGCCCCTGTGGGTGTTCTGGAAGGGAAATTTCCATCCCGTGCAGACCGGGCTGGACCCGGAACTCATCCAGGAGATGGTCGAGCAGGCCCCCATCGTGCCCCACGCCGACATCTCCGAATACCTTGACCGGGTCTGGACGCGCATCCCCGTGAGCGACCTCTACGGCCAGGAGGACTTCCTGGAGCGCATGGGCCCCATCTTCCAGCCTGCCGAGTTCAACCCCAAGCTGTTCCTGGACGAGGAAGGCAGCCTCTTGGTGCTCAAGATCCAGTGCATCTACGAAACCGAGCACGGCGAGGTGACGCTCCCCGGCCCCAACCCGGATCTGCAGACCGGCAGCTACCGCTTCGCGGACAAGAGCTACCTCATCCGCCGCGCCCAGGACGAAGAAAAAGTCCTGTTCGCCGAGCTGCAGCACATGGGTTTCCAGCCTCGCAGCAACCATACCTGGTTCATGGAGCAGGAAGCGGCCATCAACTTCCTGCTCGACTTCTACCCCATGCTGGTGGAGGGGTACCGCGTCTACGGCGAACAGAACCTGGCCCGCTACAAGGTGCGCCTGACCAAGCCCGTCATCAATGCCGAGGTAAAGAGCGACGAGGAAAACAAGTGGTTCACCCTTGATCTCACCGTACAGTACGACGACCAGAAGGTGCCCATCGAGGACATCTGGAAGGCCTGGGTGCAAAAGAAACGCTACGTGCAGCTGAAGGACGGCTCCTACACCAGCCTTCCCGAATCCTGGCTGCGCAAGCTGGGGCACAAGCTCAAGGCACTGGGCTTCGATCCGGAAAAGCCGCCCCAGAAGCAGTTCCAGCAGTTCGAGGCCCCGGTGCTGGACAATCTGCTGGACGACATGCCCGGCGCCAAGACCGACTCCTATTTCGTGAAGCTGCGCGAAAAAATCAGCAACTTCCAGCAAATTCGCCAGATCCCCCCCCCGCGCGGCCTGAACGCCACCCTGCGCCCCTATCAGGTGCTGGGGCTTTCCTATCTGAACTTCCTGCGCGAGTATGGCTTCGGCGGCATCCTGGCCGATGAAATGGGCCTGGGCAAGACCGTACAGACCCTGTCCTTCGTGCTCTCGCTCATCGAACGCGGCGCCTCGGGCCCCTGTCTCATCGTGGTGCCCACCTCGGTGCTGCCCAACTGGGAGCGCGAGGCCGCGAAGTTTGTGCCCAGCCTGCGGCGGCTGACCATCTACGGCGCCAAGCGCGAGGATCTCTTCGCCCGCATCAAGGACTCGGACATCATCATCACCACCTACGCCCTGCTGCGCCGGGACCTGGAGGAGTTGTCCAAGTACAAGTACATGGCGGTCATCCTGGACGAGGCCCAAAACATAAAGAACCCGAACACCATCACGGCCCGCAGCGTGCGCAGGCTCGATGCGGACATGCGCCTGTGCCTCTCGGGCACGCCCATCGAAAACAACCTTTTCGAGCTTTGGAGCCTGTTCGAGTTCCTCATGCCGGGTTTTTTGGGCTCGCAGCACGCCTTCCAGCGCGGCATCGTGAAGCCCATCAAAGACGCCGACGAGGAGACCCTCAACTACTTGCGAAGCCGGGTGAAACCCTTCATCCTGCGGCGCACGAAGAACGAGGTGGCCAAGGATTTGCCGCCAAAAATCGAGACCACGCACTACTGCGAATTGGCGGACGAGCAGCGTGACCTTTACGGCGCGCTGGCAGCCAAGCTCAAGGAGCAGGTGCTCAAGGACGTGGACGAAAAGGGGCTTGCCAAGAGCCAGATGTCCATCCTCGACGCGCTGCTGAAGCTGCGGCAGATATGCTGCCATCCAAGGCTGTTGAAGCTCGACATCCCTGGCATCAACACCAATCTGCCCTCAGGCAAGTTCGACGCCTTCAAGGACCTCGTGACGGACATCGTGGAGGGCGGACACAAGGTGCTGGTGTTCTCGCAGTTCGTGCAGATGCTGCACATCATCCGCTCCTGGCTGCAGATACGCGAGGTGCCCTTCGCCTATCTCGACGGCTCCAGCAAGGACCGTTTCGACCAGGTGGACCGCTTCAACGACAATCCGGACATCCCCATCTTCCTCATCTCGCTGAAGGCGGGCGGAACAGGCTTGAACCTCACCAGCGCCGACTACGTCATCCACTACGACCCCTGGTGGAACCCGGCCGTGGAGAACCAGGCCACGGACCGCACCCATCGCATCGGCCAGAAGCGGCAGGTCTTCGCCTACAAGATGATCTGCCAGAACACCGTGGAGGAAAAGATCCTCAAACTGCAGGAGATGAAGAAGGACGTGGCCGAGGCCATCATCCCCGGTCAATCCGCCTTCAAGACCCTCACCCGCGACGACCTGGAGATGCTGTTTGACGTGTAGCGCGCAGGACGGGTGCCATCAGACATGAATGCATTGACCTTTCAGTGTGTGCGCCTTTTCGACAGGGCGCAGGCCGCAGTGGAGTCTGAAAAGACGCGGCGCAGGGTGGGCAAAGGGCTCATCTTCTTCTTTCTGGCTTCGCTCTCGCTCATTGAATTGAACACCCTGGGCCTGCTCCCGGAGGCGATCGGGGCCCATGTCTCCCTGAACCGCTTCCATTCCGTGACGCAGACCTTTACGCTTGTGCTCATGCTTGAGGTGGTCGACCTTGTGTTCGCGCTGCCGCGTTCCACCTCGCGCGCCGTGGCCAAGCAGTTCGAACTGCTGGCCCTCATCCTGCTGCGCAACGCCTTCAAGGAACTCACGTACCTGCCCGTGCCCATTGAGGTCATGGGCCATACCGATGTGCTCATCCGCATCGGCGTGAACGGAACCGGAGCGCTTGCCGTATTCGTGCTGCTTGGCGTCTACAAGTACGCCCAACGCTGCGCCCCGCGCCACTGGGCGCCAGACATCCTGGCGAAATTCATCGCTGCGAAGAAGCTGGTGGCACTGCTGCTCCTGGCCGCGCTCATTTTCATGGGATTGTTGAACATATTCTTCCTGCTGCGCCACGAGCCCCTGCTCGACATTTTCCACGACTTCTACACGCTGCTCATCTTCACCGACCTTCTCATCGTGCTTATTGCGCAACGTTACATGCCGGAATTCCATGCCATATTCCGCAACTCCGGGTTTGCGCTCTCAACGCTGTTCATCCGCCTTGCCCTCACCGCCGATGCCTTCCTCTCTGTCATTCTCGGAGTCGGGGCAATGCTCTTCGCTCTGGGCCTCACCTTCGCATCCAACCGGTTTTACGCCATCACCGCCAGTACCCAGGGGGCCTCATGTCTGGGCAGGGATTCTCAAAAATAGGGCAAAGCGACAAAAAGCGCCTCTACGGCCCACGGGCATTGCTGGTGTGCGGCTATGCCGCCTCCGAGCAGGACCGCCTCTTGGACATGCTGGAGCGCTTCCGACTTGAGGACATCTCCGTGGTGTTCGCCACCGGGGCTGAGGCCGATACGCTTGTGCGCCAAGTCCTCGAACGGCCTTCCGGGCACGGCCGGGGAGAGGACAGCCCCCTGCCCAGGGCGGTGGTGCTCTCCGGCATCACGGAAAAAGAGCTCTCCACAATCATGGCCGCCTGGAGGCACCTTGGCCTGCCCAGACAAAACTGGGCCACCCTCACCCCTTCCTCCGAAAGCTGGCCGCTGATGGATCTGTTGGCCGAACTCGACGCTGAACGCATTGCGCTCAACCGCCCACGCTGACCCCACCAGAATACGCCGACACATCAATCAAGACAGCACCACCATCGACGACAACAAATACTTAAGTTTTTTGTTGCAGAAACGTTACACCATACGTATTCTGCAACAAGCGTAGCATATTCGGCGCAGGGTCACCCCAAGCGCAGCAGTACGCAAGCCCAGTTCCCAACCCCTGGAGGCGTCATGAAACTTGGACTTCGATCAAAACTGCTGTCCCCCACCATCATCGCGGTCATCGTCAGCATGGCCTTGGCCGGCTTCTTCTCCGCCAAGACTGCTTCGGACCAGCTCTGGAACGAACTTGAGAACTCCTCCAGGCTCCTGGCCGCCAATCTCACCAGCGCGGCGGGGTCGTTCGCGGGGAACGTGCGTGGGGCCGTGCTCCTGCAGGCCAACAGCGACCGCGTGCGAAAGGCGCTGACGGATCCCACGCCTGAACACATCGAGGATGCGCGCAAAGTGCTTTTGGACCTTCGCGACTACGATGAATCCGTGCAGGGGGTGAACGTCCTCGACGCCAAAGGTGAAGTGGTCTTCGGAGACGACCCCAAAGCCAAGGGCAATTTCGCAGACCGGGGCTACTTCAAGAAGGCCATCAAGGGCGAGGCCAACATCTCCGAGCCCGTCATCAGCCGCGTGACCAACAAACCGGTGTTCATGGCGGCCGCGCCCATCAAGCAGGGCGAAAAGATCCTGGGCATCATTTACGCCCGCGTAGACCTGGCCAAGTTCTCGGAGAACATGGTGGACCCGGTGAAGGTGGGCCAAAGCGGCTACGCCTACATGGTCAGCGACACGGGCCTGGTCTTCAGCCACCCGGACAAGGAGACCATCCTCAAGGTCAACATCTCCGAAACCGACTGGGGCAAGCAGGTTATGGGCAAGGATTCCGGGACGGTGAGCTACAATTGGGAAGGGGTGACCCGCACATCCGTCTTTTCGCGCGACAAGACGACCGGATGGCGGGCCATCATTTCCATCAGCTCGCACGACATTGAAAAGGCCACAGGCAGCGTACGCAATTCCAGCCTGCTCTTCGGCGTGCTGGGCATTGCGCTGGTATGCGCGGCCATCGTGTTCATCCTGAACAAGGTGCTCAAGGACCTGGACAAGAGCGTCGGCTTTGCCGAGGCCGTGGCCGCAGGCGACCTGGGCCAGACCCTGGACATGCACCGCGACGACGAGCTTGGCCGACTGTCCGATTCGTTGCGCAAGATGGTCGAAAGCCTCAAGGGCATGATCAGCCAGGCGCAGGACAAGACCATGGAGGCTGAACGACAGACAGAGCTTGCCAGAGTCGCCACGGAGGAGGCCCAGCAAGCCAAGGCCGAAGCGGAACGCGCCAAGCGCGAGGGGATGCTGCACGCCGCGCAGCAGCTTGAAGGCATTGTCGAGGTGGTCACCTCGGCCTCCACCGAACTGTCCTCGCAAATCGAGGAATCGAGCCGAGGCGCGGAGAACCAGGCCGCCAGGGTGAGCGAGACGGCCACCGCGATGGAGGAAATGACCGCCACTGTGCTTGAGGTGGCGAAAAACGCCGGAGAAGCGGCTGAAACAGCCGGCAGCGCCCGCACCAAGGCGCAAAGCGGGGCGCACATCGTCAGCCGGGTGGTCACAAGCATGAGCGATGTCCAGACCCAGTCCAACCAGCTCAAGGACGACATGGCCAAGCTGGGCAAGCAGGCCGAAGACATCGGCCGCATTATGACCGTCATTACCGACATCGCCGACCAGACCAACCTGCTTGCGTTGAACGCCGCCATCGAGGCGGCGCGCGCGGGCGACGCCGGACGCGGCTTCGCTGTGGTCGCCGACGAGGTGCGCAAGCTCGCGGAAAAGACCATGCAGGCCACCAAGGAAGTGGGCGAGGCAATCGCGGTCATCCAGCACAGCACGCGCGTCAACGTGGAGAACGTGGACAAGAGCGTGCGCCTCATCGAAACGACCACCGGCCTTGCCGAGGAGTCGGGAGCGGCACTGGCGGAAATCGTAAGCCTCGTGGACGCGGCCTCGGACCAGGTGCGTTCCATCGCCACGGCAAGCGAGGAACAGTCTTCCGCCAGCGAGGAAATCAACCGCTCCATCGAGGAGGTGAACATCATCTCCTCCGAGACCTCACAGGCCATGGGAGAGGCGGCCAAGGCCGTCAGCGAACTGGCCGAACAGTCCCAGATGCTCCAAAAGCTCATCGCCAAGCTGGAGCAGGACGGACGCGGCTAGAACCGACACAATGTCGGGCCGGGGCGCATCGCACGCCCCGGCCCGACAATTCGTGGTCCGCACCTCTCCGTGACGGGGCTAATCAGGCAAAGCCCCCCGCACCCCGCGCACAAACCAACGCATGGTCAGCAGTTCCTGGTCGGACGCCCTGCCCCCGGCGGCTATGCGCACCCTCCCGGCCTGGTCGGATACGGGGCCTGCGAAACTCATGTCCTTGCCCCGCGCCATGCGGTCCTTCTCGGCGCACACCTTCGCGGCGATTTTTTCTGGCACTGCCTTGCCAAAAGGAGCCAGCCCCACGGCTCCAGACTCGAAGCCGACGAACAGGTCGCCGCTTTTCCACGTTCCGGCGCGCACACGGCGCACAATATCCACATACAGCGGCCCCCACTCGAAGGTGGTGGAGGTGAGCGCGCAGTCGGCGCCATGGCTTGCGGCATCCGTGCCGTAGCCGATGGCTGGCGTGCCGAGGGAACAGGCGGTCCGGGCGGAGTCTGGCGTATCCGCCATCTGGCGCACCAGCTCCACGCCGGAGGCGACCAGTTCGCGGGCCAGACGCGCCTCGCCGTCGGCATTGCGCCAGGACTTGAGCCAGACCACGGTGTTCAACCTGTCCGCATCGTGCTTGACGCCTGCTTCGCGCAGGCCGCGGGACAATCCCAAGGTGAAGGCGTTGATGCCGCGCACGACCTCGGGGATGGGCTGCGTGGCCACTGTGCCCACGTTGCGGTACCCCATAAGCCCGGCCAGATACCCAGCAAGGTATTCGCCCTGTTCGATGCGCGCCATGTAGACCCCAAGGTTGGGGCGCGTCTTGACTCCGCTGCAGTGCATGAACACAACGCCGGGAAACTCGGCTGCGACGGCATTGATGGCATCCATGTGCTGGAACGTCGTGCCGAAGATCAGCTGGTTGCCCTGTCGCGCGAACCGCCTGAACACCGCCTTCGCCTGTGCGGTGTCCACAACGTTTTCGGCAAGGGAGACCTCCACCTCCTGTCCCATTTCGCGCCTGAGCTGCTCAATGGCCTTGGCGTGGGCGGCGGTCCAGCCCTGGTCGTCAACCTCGCCCAAAAGCGCAAAGGCGACCTTGGTGGGCGCTCCGGGGTTAGCCCCTTGCCCCTGGGCCAGCGCAGGAGCGCACAGCACGACACACACAGCCAACCGGGCAAGCAAAAGGACCACACGCATGGGGGAGCCTCCTGTTCAGGGGGAATGCAGGATGTTTCACTGGGGCCTCAAGACCAAAGTGAGGAATGCCTACGAGAAAGCCGCGCGGGGGCGGCTGCCGCCGCCGCTAGCGCACAAGGTCGCGGTCTACGTAATTTTGCGGCTGGCCATCAGGGTTGGCGATGGTGTGCGGAACACCGGTAAGCTTGGTGGAGACGGTAGGCTTCACGCCGCCGCCGGGGGTGTGCCGGAGCTGGGGCAACAGGGCGCGGGTGTTGCTGTTTACCGGAATCGTCCAGGTGTGCGCCCCCAGGAGCAACCCGCTGTCAAGCGTGGCGACCTGTGCGGAGACATAAATGATCTGCGGCGTGACGAGATAGGTTCCGGTCATGAGGCAGGGCCGCGGCTCGTTTGGACCATAGGAACGCTTTGCGGGGGCGGGTTCGCCCTCAGCGGGCTTGGGGGCGCGCGGCGGCTGGCCCCTGGTCATCATGAAGGTGCGCTGGGTAAGCCGCGCCGCCACTTGCTCGGCCACCAGGGCGCCAAAGGGCGACGGGTCGCCCAGGTCCACCCGGTTGGTGAAGGGCTCGAAGTAGATGGGGGAACGCTTGTTCAAATCGGGCAGGAACTGCCCCACCATCATGTCGGCCGCATCGAAGTTGATGTCGGCCAGAGGGGTCTTGTCCTCGACAAAGAGCTCGGTCGTGGTTGGCCGGGTGCCCAGAATGTCGTTCTTTGCATCCACAGCAGTGCGCTTGAGGGAGGAATAGTACGAGGTGCCGGGGTTGCCGCAGCCGACAACCGCCAGCCCCGCCAGCAGGATCACTATGCAGGGCAATATGCTCAAACGCGCTGTATTCATGGTGTCCCCACCGTTGCGGCCAGAGAGGGGGATCACCCCTGCCCGTCACCGGTCTTGACTGCGTATCGTACGGCTTTGAAGAAAACTTTACGCCTTGCCGTATTCCGTGTCCAGTTCCGGGCTGGCTGCAAGGGCTTCCAGCAGCCGGACAAGCTGCTCCGATGCGCGCGCGGCCGTGGCCAGCACGGCCTCGTGGCTGATTTCCTCCATGCAGTCCGGCGAATTCTTGTTGGTCAGGCAGCTGACGCCAAGCAGTCTGACCCCCATGTGCCGCGCGGCGATGGCCTCCATTACCGTGCTCATCCCTATGGCATCGGCGCCAAGCCGCCGATAAGCCCTTGTCTCGGCGGGCGTCTCCAGACTGGGACCGGGAACCTGGACGTAGACGCCGCGTTCGACCAGCAAGCCGAGACGCGCGGCCTTGCGCCGGGCGAGGGCGAGCAGGCCTGGACACCAGGCGCGGCCCATGTCCGGAAAGCGCGGTCCAAAGGCGCCATTATTCGGCCCGGTGAGGGGATTTTGGCCGGTCATGTTGATGTGGTCGGTGATCAGCATGAGACCGCCAGCAGAAAACAGCGGGTTCAAGGCTCCGGCGGCGTTGGTCAGCACCAGGGTGCGCACGCCAAGCTGGGCCAGGGCGCGCACGGGCAGGCACACCTCGGCTGGGGTCTTGCCCTCGTACAGGTGCACGCGGCCGCACAGCGCCAGCACGGGCCGCCCGGCCAGCAGGCCCGAGCGCAGAAAACCGTCATGCCCTGCAACGCCGGAAAGGGGCATTCCGGGAATGTCGGCGTAGGGAATGTCCAGGCGGTGCGCAATGGCCTCGGCCACCGGGCCAAGGCCTGATCCAAGGATCAGACCCAATGTTCCGGCTTGAATATTCCCTAGCTTCTCGCGTATGAGTCGGCTAATGCTTGTGACGGCATCCTGGTGATTCACGTCTGCGCCCCCCTCGGCCGCGTGATGCAGCCACATGCCCAATAGCCCAACTGGACATCCTCTTACAAGCCGGGGAAGGCGCGCCATATGGATTTCGCTACACTGCTAGGACTCTTGTCGGGCATGGCCCTGGTGGTCTCCGCCATCGTCATGGGCGGAGATGTCAACATCTTTATCGATGTTCCCTCATTGATGATCGTCTTCGGCGGCACCTTCGGCACCATTTTCGTGGCCTTCCCGTTCGAGGAAGTGCGCCAAGCCCTGAAGGCGGGGTTCACGGCCTTCTCCTCCCGCAAGGTCCAGGTGCGCGAAGTTGTCAACATCATGGTCAAAATCGCGGAAATCAGCCGTCGCGAAGGCCTTATCGCCCTTGAAAACGTCAAAACGGAAAACATGGTGCTCAAGAAGGCCTGTCAGCTCATCGCCGACAACGCCGACCCAGCCCTCATCCGCACCACCCTGGCCATCGAAATCACGTCCATGAAGCGCCGCCACAAGGTCGGCGAGGAAGTGTTCAAACGGTTGGGAAGCTTGGCGCCTTCCTTCGGAATGCTTGGAACGCTCATCGGCCTGGTGCAAATGCTGGCCAATCTGAACGATCCCAAAGCCATCGGCCCGGCAATGGCCGTGGCCATCATCACCACCTTCTATGGCTCCACCCTGGCAACGGTCATCTTCCTGCCCATCGCCACAAAACTCAAGGCCAGAACATTGCAAGAGGAACTGCACCTGGAGGTCATCTTCGAGGGCGCAAAATCCATCCTGGAAAACAACAATCCCATGCTCGTATACGAGAAGCTCTCGTCCTTCCTGGCTCCGAAAGAGAGGAAATAGGCCATGAGCGAAGACTACGAACGCGAAGAAGAAGAGGAGCAGTCCGATTCCGCAGAATGGTTGATAACCTTCTCGGACCTGACCATGCTGCTTCTGGTCTTCTTCATCATGCTCTACGCCATGAGCACGCCGGACCCCACGAAGGTCACCAACGCCTTGCAGGCCGTGACCCAGGCCTTGAGCGGCAAGGAAAGCAAGCTCGCCACCAGCACCATCAGCCGCGAGGAAGCAGGGGTGCTGCTTGATCAGGTGCTGCTGAACAAACAGATACAAATCGCCCAGCAAAAGGTCTTTTCCGACGTAAAATACCTGCAGACGAAAAAAGGCCTGGAGGGACTGGTGGGCGCCAATTTCGAAGACGGCGTCATCACCATCCGCGCCCCAGGAGACGTGCTCTTCGCCTCCGGCGACGTGACTCTTACGCCCAAGGGCCGCGAGGTCATCGAGGCGTTGAAGGACTTCTTCGCCCAGCATCCGGACCAGACCATCAACATCCGCGGCTACACAGACGACCGACTGCCCATGGCCGGCTCACGCTTCCGCGACAACTGGGAGGTCTCCAGCCTGCGGGCGGTGAACGTGCTGCGCGTGCTCATGGAGATGGGAATCGAGCCCAAACGCCTCACTTCAACGGGGCTGGCCGACATCAACCCGCTATTCCCCAATACGACGGACGAATACCGCGCGCAAAACCGCAGGGTCGAATTCGTGCTGGAGAAGCGCGTGACGGGAAAATAGGGCGGCCCCAACCGTTCCGGACGCCGCAGTGACCTGAATACAACGTTGCGAGGACGAGCATGGACTTTGACATCAAGATGGACGGCGACGACAAGCTCAGGCAGGCCTTCCGCACCCGCGTTCCCGGGCTGGATGTCCGCGTGGTGACCCAAAACGGCCCGCGGGAATTCCCCGTAAGCGACATCAGCGCCTCCGGGTTCGCCTTCAGCGACTCCCCCCGCGGCTACAGCCCGGGCATGGTGCTTTCCTTCGACCTGCTGCTGTCCAAGCGCCTGTTTCTGGGCGACCTCAAGGCCAAGGTCATGCGCATCATCGGGGAGAAAGGCATCATCGGCTGCACATTCATGGAAATGGAACGCAGGCAGGAAATCAAGCTCGACAAGCTTGTGCTTGAGGTCCAGAAGCGGCTCATCGAACTGCGCAAGGCCAAGCGCGAAGCGGGCGGCTAGGTCGCCAGTGCCGCAACACCGCATCCTCATCGCCAACCGGGGCGAGATCGCCATGCGCATCATGCTGGCGTGCGAACGCCTCGGGCACGAGTTTATTTGCGTGCATACCCAGCCCGACGCCGCCAGCGGCCATGTGCAGCTGGCGCGCGAACGCGGTGGGCCGAAATGCCTCGTCCGCATCCGCTCCTACCAGGACGCCAGCGAGTTGTTCGCCGTTGCGGACGCCTTTGGGGCCACGGCCGTCCATCCCGGCTACGGTTTCTTCGCCGAGGACTTCCGCTTTGCGCGCAGGGCGGTGAAACGCGACCGCCCGCTCATCTTCATCGGTCCGTCCTGGGAGGTCATCCGCGACCTGGGTGACAAGATCAACACCAAACGCATCGCCCGCACCCTTGGCGTGCCCACCATCCCCGGCTCGGACCGACCCATTTTCGACGAGATGGAGGCAGCGGAAATGGCCGAGGCCATCTTCGCCTTCCAGGCCGACCAGGGCATTGCCGAAGGCTGCGTGCTGGTGAAGGCCAGCGCCGGGGGCGGCGGCATGGGCATTGAGGAAGTCTACGACCTGGACGCCTTCCGCGCGGCCTATCGGCGCATCCGCAACTACGCCAAGCGCAACCTGTCGGATGAAGGCGTGCTCATCGAACAACGCATCTTCGACTTCAACCACCTGGAAGTGCAGGTGGCGGCCGAGCGCGGCGGCAAGAACGCCGTGCACTTCGGCACCCGCAACTGTTCGGTGCAGAGCCTGGGACGACAAAAACGCATCGAGGTGGCGCCCGGCTTCGACCCCTCTAGTCTCTCCTATGCCTTCGACGCCGCCGCCGTGCTCGCTTCCATCACGGAGCACTCGGTCAGAATGGCCAAGACCGTGGGGTACGACAACGTGGGCACCTGGGAATGGATCGTCACCCCCAGGGGCGACCCATTCCTCATGGAGGTCAACACCCGCATCCAGGTGGAAAACGGCGTGTCCGGAGTGGTTTCCCGGATCCACGGCCGTCCGGAAACGGTCAGCGGCGTGGACATCATCTCCGAACAGATACGCCTGGGCCTGGGCGATCCGCTGGGCTACGACCAGCAGGACGTGCGCCTGGAGGGCGTGGGCATCGAATACCGCATCATCGCCGAGGATCCTGCCGACCGCTTCACCCCGTGCCTTGGGCGCATCGAACGCTTCACGTGGACAGCGGCGCCCTGGCTCGCGGTGCATACCCAGGCGCCCACGGCCGCCACCGGCGAGCCCTACGACATCCCCATGGATTTCGACCCCAATCTGGCGCTGGCCATAGTGTGGGGGAAGGATCTGGCCCAGGCGCGCGCACGCGGAGAGGAGTTCCTTGCCGGGCTGGACCTCGCCGGGACGGACACGGCTGGCGCTCCTCTGCGCACCAACATCGAGTTCCTGCGCGCCCGCACGCAGACCATCCTCCACTTCTAGGCGCGGGGAGGCCCCGGCATGGACATAGACAGGCGCGCCCAGCAGCTCCAGGCCAGGCTCACCTACATCCAGGACATCTTCGGCCAGCGCGAAAACGCCTCGGTGTCGCTTCTGCGCTACAGGCTGGAGGAATTCCTTGCCGGTGCGCCGAACCATGGTATGCGCGAGCTCTCGCAGCAGGCGCAACGCCTGGAAGAACTCTTCTCCCTGCTGGAGGGCAAGCTTGAGGACGAATTGCGCCCCATGGACAGGGTGCGCATCGTGCGCCATCCGCAACGCGTCTGCCTCAAGGACATTCTGGAAAACGTGTACGACAACTACACCGAGATCGGCGGCCAGGACGAATGGAGCATCGATCCGGGCATGATCATTGCGCGGGCCACCATCGCCCGGCGCATGGGCAAAAAGACCGTGCACCAGCCGGTCATGGTCATCGGGCAGGAGAAGGGCCATGGCCAGGAATTCCGCAACGGCGGGTCCATCAAGCCCTGGGGCAACGCCAACGCCTTGTACTACATGCGCGTGGCCGAGGTGGAGAACATCCCCATCCACACCTACGTTTTCACTCCGGGGGCCTATCCCGTGGAGGACTACCCCGGCGCAGCCCAGCAGATCGCCAAGAACCTCTACGTCATGGCAGGGCTCAAGGTGCCTGTGGTGGCGGTGTTCAGCGAGGGCGGCAGCGGCGGGGCCGAGGCCATCGCCCTGGCCGACAGGCGGCTCATGCTCTCCCACGGCTACTACTCCGTCATCTCGCCAGAAGGGGCGGCCGCCATCGAAGGCGGACTCAAGGACAAGGCCAGCCCGGAACTCATCGAACGCTGCGCGGACCGCCTCAAAATCACCGCAGAGGACAACCTGCGCCTGGGCTTCATCGACAGGGTGATACAAGAGCCGCCGCTTGGCGCGCGGCCCGAACACTACGATTTTTTCCGGCAGCTCCGGCGGGAGGTCATCCGCGCCACAGATGAAGTGGTCCACTCCGCCCAAAGCCTTGGCCCCCTGCGTGCCCTGGCCATGCGCAGGCAGCAGCGCAGCGCCGATCCCCAGGACATCTTCGTGCGCTGGCAGCTGGGGCAAAGCGCCCGCAACGCTCTGGTGGACCTGAGACAAAAGCGCTTCCGCACCATGAGCCGCACGGACTTTGTGGACAACCGCACCTTGGGCACCCGCCTGGCCACGGCCCTGGCTCGCGTTCTGTGGAGCG
This genomic window contains:
- a CDS encoding purine-nucleoside phosphorylase; amino-acid sequence: MWLHHAAEGGADVNHQDAVTSISRLIREKLGNIQAGTLGLILGSGLGPVAEAIAHRLDIPYADIPGMPLSGVAGHDGFLRSGLLAGRPVLALCGRVHLYEGKTPAEVCLPVRALAQLGVRTLVLTNAAGALNPLFSAGGLMLITDHINMTGQNPLTGPNNGAFGPRFPDMGRAWCPGLLALARRKAARLGLLVERGVYVQVPGPSLETPAETRAYRRLGADAIGMSTVMEAIAARHMGVRLLGVSCLTNKNSPDCMEEISHEAVLATAARASEQLVRLLEALAASPELDTEYGKA
- a CDS encoding motility protein A; the protein is MDFATLLGLLSGMALVVSAIVMGGDVNIFIDVPSLMIVFGGTFGTIFVAFPFEEVRQALKAGFTAFSSRKVQVREVVNIMVKIAEISRREGLIALENVKTENMVLKKACQLIADNADPALIRTTLAIEITSMKRRHKVGEEVFKRLGSLAPSFGMLGTLIGLVQMLANLNDPKAIGPAMAVAIITTFYGSTLATVIFLPIATKLKARTLQEELHLEVIFEGAKSILENNNPMLVYEKLSSFLAPKERK
- a CDS encoding OmpA/MotB family protein, with product MSEDYEREEEEEQSDSAEWLITFSDLTMLLLVFFIMLYAMSTPDPTKVTNALQAVTQALSGKESKLATSTISREEAGVLLDQVLLNKQIQIAQQKVFSDVKYLQTKKGLEGLVGANFEDGVITIRAPGDVLFASGDVTLTPKGREVIEALKDFFAQHPDQTINIRGYTDDRLPMAGSRFRDNWEVSSLRAVNVLRVLMEMGIEPKRLTSTGLADINPLFPNTTDEYRAQNRRVEFVLEKRVTGK
- a CDS encoding PilZ domain-containing protein — its product is MDFDIKMDGDDKLRQAFRTRVPGLDVRVVTQNGPREFPVSDISASGFAFSDSPRGYSPGMVLSFDLLLSKRLFLGDLKAKVMRIIGEKGIIGCTFMEMERRQEIKLDKLVLEVQKRLIELRKAKREAGG
- a CDS encoding acetyl-CoA carboxylase biotin carboxylase subunit family protein, producing the protein MPQHRILIANRGEIAMRIMLACERLGHEFICVHTQPDAASGHVQLARERGGPKCLVRIRSYQDASELFAVADAFGATAVHPGYGFFAEDFRFARRAVKRDRPLIFIGPSWEVIRDLGDKINTKRIARTLGVPTIPGSDRPIFDEMEAAEMAEAIFAFQADQGIAEGCVLVKASAGGGGMGIEEVYDLDAFRAAYRRIRNYAKRNLSDEGVLIEQRIFDFNHLEVQVAAERGGKNAVHFGTRNCSVQSLGRQKRIEVAPGFDPSSLSYAFDAAAVLASITEHSVRMAKTVGYDNVGTWEWIVTPRGDPFLMEVNTRIQVENGVSGVVSRIHGRPETVSGVDIISEQIRLGLGDPLGYDQQDVRLEGVGIEYRIIAEDPADRFTPCLGRIERFTWTAAPWLAVHTQAPTAATGEPYDIPMDFDPNLALAIVWGKDLAQARARGEEFLAGLDLAGTDTAGAPLRTNIEFLRARTQTILHF
- a CDS encoding acetyl-CoA carboxylase carboxyl transferase subunit alpha/beta, which encodes MDIDRRAQQLQARLTYIQDIFGQRENASVSLLRYRLEEFLAGAPNHGMRELSQQAQRLEELFSLLEGKLEDELRPMDRVRIVRHPQRVCLKDILENVYDNYTEIGGQDEWSIDPGMIIARATIARRMGKKTVHQPVMVIGQEKGHGQEFRNGGSIKPWGNANALYYMRVAEVENIPIHTYVFTPGAYPVEDYPGAAQQIAKNLYVMAGLKVPVVAVFSEGGSGGAEAIALADRRLMLSHGYYSVISPEGAAAIEGGLKDKASPELIERCADRLKITAEDNLRLGFIDRVIQEPPLGARPEHYDFFRQLRREVIRATDEVVHSAQSLGPLRALAMRRQQRSADPQDIFVRWQLGQSARNALVDLRQKRFRTMSRTDFVDNRTLGTRLATALARVLWSAHSLLTHDLLARYKKRLSGLLEYVEAEMRALGQGGPFPRMFGPGRRAGVPPEALERLTTLSCPDANACRVEDMWGYVSPRSREDRTLTCPNSATHGCQDLWAPDLFGEFAGVCSHCGHHFPMEYQWYLYNVFNFAQAYEFNTAIEAGNPLDYEGFSHKLDEAKRATGLGSSCITFETKFEGMAVVVAMLVNPFRGGTVGAAEGEKLIRAADRARIKRLPFLMYSHGTAGIRIQEGTCGVIQMPRVTMAVRRYIDAGGFYLVLYDTNSYAGPVASFLGCSPYQFAVRSSNIGFAGPGVIRETTGVEVPPKYHRAFSALSRGHIQGIWDRRDLRKNLHQALLTMGGRNLYYR